A genome region from Pseudanabaena sp. Chao 1811 includes the following:
- a CDS encoding type II toxin-antitoxin system PemK/MazF family toxin, with protein MAASGDYRLGSIWLVSFDPSIGTEIRKTRPVVIISGTAFNQRSKVTVLPITSANPSDRLLPVIVPLIPSVTNGLSSNSFVVCIDPMTFDKRRLIQCLGQVEANQLEEIQQILVRYLEL; from the coding sequence ATGGCAGCAAGCGGCGATTATCGATTGGGAAGTATCTGGCTAGTTAGTTTCGACCCTTCGATTGGGACAGAAATTCGCAAAACTCGTCCTGTGGTGATTATCTCTGGAACTGCTTTTAATCAGCGTAGTAAGGTAACTGTGTTACCGATTACTTCTGCTAATCCTAGCGATCGCCTACTTCCAGTGATTGTGCCTTTGATTCCTTCTGTTACAAATGGTCTTAGCAGTAATAGTTTTGTTGTCTGTATCGATCCGATGACTTTTGATAAACGCAGATTGATTCAATGTCTTGGTCAAGTAGAAGCGAATCAATTAGAAGAAATACAACAGATTTTAGTTAGGTATTTAGAACTTTAA
- a CDS encoding PhoX family protein, with translation MTIKRRDFLTFLGGMGGAMLFDAVPRNPNIPRFSMPFMGSESSNQAFAANSSQLSFKSIKGVMPLVTDAIAPSKQSQAYKNVEVVDDLVLPEGFVYDVIAAWGDRVGDSRFGYNNDYLSLVETNNNEGYLTVNFEYISRTPWEQAYEKVIGKSLPFKEVDAALKAADKQEIDVWSLADSDPLKSQIALIAKEALTDVGIGVISVRRNPDGKWVRTNSSADRRITGLSGLEDGRYLKSTGPAVAIFRKEKGLGYTDQLGDRIIGTFHNCAGGTSPWGTVFSAEENYQEFVPEAVMADGTSLSPSKKKFSQDNIDLFGVASVFGLAGNKYGWMVEIDPANPNDYGTKHTWLGRFRHEAVGIRAEAGKPLVFYSGCDRRGGHLYKFVSTGIVKDPKDKANSKLLESGMLYAAKFNADGTGSWIALKTSTAINPHKLDVLAGKMLPLPQRPQGGIFKATKEEELTEFKSKFKTLGDLYTGSDREKQGAILIDAHYAANAVGATCTARPEDTKIAPDGSLFIAFTSGSISSSDGSPDLRIFKGADGKAYEYGWIMRLNEDANKPEAMNFKWSMVATGGEPAEGGLGFANPDNLAIDRGGNIWMVTDISSDKYNLSIPNRKDKSDKPISQSNLRGLYGNSSIWFMPTSGTDMGKAYLFGFGPMECETTGPFFSRDQQTLFLSVQHPGEVTGIRKDMAFESRKFAMRTTTGKEFMQTRKVPIGSNWPSRKPNDSPKPAVVAIRKIDNTAI, from the coding sequence ATGACGATCAAACGTAGAGACTTCCTAACTTTCTTAGGTGGTATGGGCGGAGCGATGCTATTTGATGCAGTGCCTCGCAATCCTAACATCCCTAGATTCTCCATGCCCTTTATGGGTTCTGAGTCAAGCAATCAAGCATTTGCAGCAAACTCCTCGCAATTGAGCTTCAAATCAATTAAGGGTGTGATGCCATTAGTCACAGATGCGATCGCGCCATCCAAGCAGAGTCAAGCTTACAAAAATGTGGAAGTGGTTGACGATCTCGTTTTGCCTGAAGGCTTTGTCTATGATGTAATTGCGGCTTGGGGCGATCGCGTTGGCGATTCGCGTTTTGGCTATAACAATGACTATCTCTCCCTCGTCGAAACTAACAATAACGAAGGTTATTTAACCGTCAATTTTGAATATATTAGTCGCACTCCTTGGGAACAAGCCTATGAGAAGGTAATTGGCAAGTCTTTGCCTTTTAAGGAGGTCGATGCAGCACTTAAGGCGGCAGATAAGCAAGAGATTGATGTATGGTCACTTGCAGATAGCGATCCTCTCAAATCTCAAATTGCCTTAATTGCGAAGGAAGCTTTAACTGATGTGGGTATTGGCGTGATTTCGGTACGCCGTAATCCTGATGGTAAATGGGTACGCACCAACTCCTCTGCGGATCGACGTATTACAGGACTCTCTGGATTAGAAGATGGTCGCTATCTCAAATCAACTGGCCCCGCCGTTGCTATTTTCCGCAAAGAGAAAGGCTTAGGCTATACCGATCAACTAGGCGATCGCATTATTGGGACATTTCATAACTGTGCAGGGGGAACTAGCCCTTGGGGAACCGTATTTAGTGCTGAAGAAAATTATCAAGAGTTCGTACCAGAGGCGGTGATGGCTGATGGAACCTCTTTATCCCCTAGCAAAAAGAAGTTTTCTCAAGATAATATTGATCTATTTGGTGTTGCTAGTGTATTTGGCTTGGCAGGTAATAAGTATGGCTGGATGGTCGAAATCGATCCTGCCAATCCCAATGACTACGGTACTAAGCACACATGGTTAGGACGTTTCCGCCATGAAGCAGTGGGTATTCGCGCCGAAGCAGGTAAACCCTTAGTGTTTTATTCTGGTTGCGATCGCCGAGGTGGACATCTCTATAAATTTGTCAGCACAGGTATTGTCAAAGATCCTAAAGATAAAGCGAACTCTAAACTTTTGGAATCAGGAATGCTCTATGCTGCCAAGTTTAATGCCGATGGCACTGGTAGCTGGATTGCGCTAAAAACTTCGACAGCGATTAATCCTCATAAATTGGATGTTCTTGCAGGGAAAATGCTTCCACTTCCCCAACGTCCTCAAGGTGGTATTTTTAAGGCAACCAAAGAAGAAGAGCTTACAGAATTTAAGTCTAAGTTTAAGACTTTAGGCGATCTGTATACGGGTAGCGATCGCGAAAAGCAAGGGGCAATCCTAATCGATGCTCACTATGCGGCGAATGCTGTCGGTGCAACCTGTACTGCCCGTCCCGAAGATACAAAAATTGCCCCCGACGGTTCTCTATTTATTGCCTTTACCTCTGGTTCTATAAGTTCTAGTGATGGTAGTCCTGATCTACGCATCTTTAAGGGAGCCGATGGTAAGGCATATGAATATGGCTGGATCATGCGTCTCAATGAAGATGCGAATAAACCTGAAGCCATGAATTTTAAATGGTCGATGGTGGCTACAGGTGGCGAACCTGCGGAGGGTGGTCTGGGCTTTGCCAATCCTGATAACTTAGCGATCGATCGCGGTGGCAATATCTGGATGGTTACAGATATCTCTAGCGATAAGTACAATCTTTCCATCCCCAATCGCAAGGATAAGTCTGACAAGCCTATTAGTCAGTCAAATTTACGCGGACTCTATGGCAATAGTTCGATTTGGTTTATGCCAACATCTGGTACAGATATGGGCAAGGCTTATCTATTCGGCTTTGGTCCAATGGAATGTGAAACGACGGGACCATTTTTCTCTCGCGATCAGCAGACACTTTTCCTATCGGTACAACACCCTGGGGAAGTGACGGGCATTCGTAAGGACATGGCATTTGAGTCGCGCAAATTTGCGATGCGAACCACAACTGGTAAGGAGTTTATGCAAACTCGCAAAGTCCCCATCGGTTCCAACTGGCCCTCACGTAAGCCCAATGATTCACCAAAACCTGCGGTAGTCGCCATTCGCAAGATTGATAACACTGCGATCTAA
- a CDS encoding iron uptake porin gives MVYIKKSVTQPLVVASVLLTIFNIGNANAVELKSSSTSQNASNAANILQKIETDTLVETPTLESDKTAQNVTSVSQLTDVKPTDWAFTALQSLVERYGCIAGYPDRTYRGKQATSRYEFAAGLNACLDKINEIISAGLADKVSKEDLATLQKLQEEFAAELATLRGRVDALDAKVTKLEAQQFSTTTKLNATVIFALADTFGGVGTGTALQNPQKTTDATNLSFSYRARLNFDTSFTGKDLLRLRLQAGNNPNLGSATNTNMARLAFAQDTGNVFQVDKFYYRFPIANSLTGYVGVNALDPDDIANTINPYFESSDRGALSRFGRFDPLLFRGPSGAGIGLVYKVSPEFTASVSYLANSVTAANATRQGGLFGGGYIANVQLVYAPTPAFKFGAVYARSFETAAATVNVSSSTGSNFGNQPFGNTDTSADRYGAQFNWQAAKGFNVGGWIGFANARQESGVANNANLFNWSLNLAFPDLFADGNTGGIIFGQPPKVTSNSIASRIDPDTSYLLELQYNIRVSKNISITPGIFAVFNPNQNALNPTTWVATVRTLFSF, from the coding sequence ATGGTTTACATTAAAAAGTCAGTAACACAACCACTCGTAGTAGCATCAGTTCTACTAACAATATTCAATATTGGGAATGCCAATGCAGTTGAACTGAAATCAAGTTCAACTTCCCAAAATGCAAGCAATGCAGCCAATATCCTGCAAAAAATTGAAACCGATACTCTCGTTGAAACTCCAACCTTAGAGTCTGATAAAACCGCCCAAAATGTTACATCTGTATCTCAACTTACAGATGTCAAGCCTACCGATTGGGCATTTACCGCTTTACAATCTTTAGTAGAAAGATATGGATGTATCGCTGGCTACCCCGATCGCACCTATCGTGGTAAGCAAGCCACATCTCGTTACGAATTCGCAGCAGGTCTAAATGCTTGCCTAGACAAGATCAACGAAATTATTTCTGCGGGTTTAGCCGATAAGGTTAGCAAAGAAGATTTAGCCACACTTCAGAAACTTCAAGAAGAATTTGCGGCGGAACTTGCCACTTTGAGAGGTCGAGTTGATGCCCTTGATGCAAAAGTGACTAAACTGGAAGCTCAGCAATTCTCTACAACTACTAAACTCAATGCCACAGTAATTTTTGCCCTTGCTGATACCTTCGGTGGAGTAGGTACAGGCACAGCGCTGCAAAATCCTCAAAAAACTACTGATGCGACTAACCTTTCTTTTTCCTATCGTGCAAGGTTGAACTTCGACACTAGCTTTACAGGCAAAGATTTACTCCGCCTGCGTCTACAAGCTGGTAACAATCCAAATTTGGGCAGTGCGACTAATACCAACATGGCACGTTTAGCCTTTGCCCAAGATACAGGTAATGTATTTCAAGTTGACAAGTTCTATTACAGATTTCCGATCGCGAATAGTTTGACTGGATATGTGGGCGTGAATGCGCTCGATCCCGATGATATTGCTAATACCATCAATCCCTATTTTGAAAGTAGTGATAGAGGAGCCTTATCACGGTTTGGGCGCTTCGATCCCCTACTATTCCGAGGACCTTCGGGAGCAGGTATTGGTTTAGTTTACAAAGTCTCTCCTGAATTTACTGCCTCCGTCAGTTACCTTGCGAATTCCGTAACTGCGGCTAATGCAACTAGACAGGGTGGACTATTTGGTGGTGGCTATATTGCCAATGTGCAACTGGTCTATGCACCAACCCCAGCCTTTAAGTTTGGAGCCGTTTATGCTCGCAGTTTTGAAACCGCCGCAGCTACGGTCAATGTCAGTAGCAGTACTGGCAGTAATTTTGGGAACCAACCCTTTGGTAATACTGATACCTCTGCCGATCGCTATGGCGCTCAATTCAACTGGCAAGCTGCCAAAGGTTTTAATGTTGGTGGCTGGATTGGCTTTGCGAATGCGCGTCAGGAATCAGGAGTTGCTAACAATGCCAACCTGTTTAACTGGAGTCTGAACCTTGCATTCCCAGATTTGTTTGCGGATGGAAATACAGGCGGCATTATTTTTGGGCAGCCTCCCAAGGTAACTTCTAACTCGATCGCTTCACGGATTGATCCAGATACTTCATACCTTTTGGAACTGCAATACAACATTCGTGTTAGCAAAAATATCTCAATTACCCCTGGGATCTTTGCGGTATTCAATCCCAATCAAAATGCTTTAAATCCCACCACTTGGGTTGCAACCGTTAGAACTCTATTCAGTTTCTAA
- a CDS encoding FAD-dependent oxidoreductase produces MKKIISKIRFSYYTIFTGITLTIALVPHAISNTPNQTSIPQKVDQTEDCEILIVGGGVAGTAAAYEGLLAGRTVCMTEITDWIGGQITSQGTSALDEAKKQRSLWYFPKGYTEFRQRIEQKYGKLNAGDCWVSVSCFIPNTAQQILVEMLQEAERKGNGKLKWFPNTVIKKLEISADGKLINSAIAIQHRPAPNTPPLNSEPLSQIIDDAYRYENSSRLQKQIIRFVPFKNSSTQNPQKRPSDWFVIDSTETGEIIALADVPYRLGIDPRSHLNPSSPVTDNDAYCTQGFTYTFAMEQTNEAQPQQKPSFYDRYLPYYGSDPKPSLANFDNIFTYRRIWSAATDQPKKNAFGVSSMKAGDISMQNWVWGNDYRPGTDKDNLIYSREQLLQSGQLEPNGWMGGLRQETLKSGEEIALGFYYWLVAGTTDSQQKTNWKKPFPNHRLLTGFDSPMGTLHGLSKYPYIRESRRIIGRPSYGYPEGFSMSEIDVSQVDFSTETYRQNLSQEAYRNLWKALAGLESASAIRNNTEPKQISRRTRSTIYPDAIGIAQYYLDFHPCLSEYPVEKAGNTERAGVRNGHGAAFPGQIPLRSLIPQKIDNLIVSGKNIAYSYIVAAGYRVHSYEWSVGAAAGTTASFALTEGILPYQLVESLPRVSPLLTKLQQTLVQNNNAIAFPDTSIFNLNWSDWKIW; encoded by the coding sequence TTGAAGAAAATTATTTCTAAAATTCGTTTCTCCTATTACACGATTTTTACGGGGATCACGTTAACGATCGCACTAGTTCCTCATGCGATCTCTAATACCCCAAACCAAACTTCTATTCCGCAAAAAGTGGATCAGACTGAAGATTGTGAAATCCTGATTGTGGGTGGAGGTGTAGCAGGTACAGCCGCTGCCTATGAGGGATTGCTCGCAGGGCGAACTGTTTGTATGACGGAGATTACTGACTGGATCGGTGGACAGATTACATCTCAAGGTACTTCGGCTCTGGATGAAGCTAAGAAACAGCGCAGTCTCTGGTACTTCCCCAAGGGCTACACCGAGTTTCGTCAGAGAATCGAGCAGAAATATGGCAAATTAAATGCAGGAGACTGTTGGGTAAGTGTTTCCTGTTTCATTCCTAATACCGCCCAGCAAATATTAGTGGAAATGTTGCAGGAGGCAGAACGTAAAGGTAATGGCAAATTAAAATGGTTTCCGAATACAGTTATTAAAAAGTTAGAAATTAGTGCTGATGGCAAATTAATTAATAGTGCGATCGCCATTCAACATCGACCTGCACCAAACACCCCCCCATTAAATAGTGAGCCACTTTCGCAAATTATCGATGATGCTTATCGCTACGAAAATTCATCGCGATTACAGAAACAAATTATTCGCTTTGTTCCTTTCAAAAATTCTTCAACCCAAAATCCTCAAAAGCGTCCTAGTGATTGGTTTGTGATCGATTCCACAGAAACGGGTGAAATTATTGCCTTAGCAGATGTTCCCTATCGTCTGGGTATCGATCCGCGATCACATCTAAATCCATCATCTCCTGTTACAGACAATGATGCTTACTGTACACAGGGCTTTACCTACACCTTTGCGATGGAGCAGACAAACGAGGCACAACCTCAACAAAAGCCTAGCTTTTACGATCGCTATTTGCCCTATTACGGCTCTGACCCCAAACCAAGCCTCGCCAATTTTGACAATATTTTTACCTATCGTCGTATCTGGAGTGCTGCAACTGATCAGCCCAAAAAGAATGCCTTTGGGGTTTCCTCGATGAAGGCAGGTGATATCTCCATGCAGAACTGGGTCTGGGGTAATGATTATCGCCCTGGTACAGACAAAGATAATTTGATTTATTCCAGAGAGCAATTATTGCAATCGGGACAATTGGAACCCAATGGCTGGATGGGTGGCTTGAGGCAAGAAACTCTCAAAAGTGGTGAAGAAATTGCCCTCGGTTTTTACTATTGGCTAGTGGCTGGCACAACCGACTCCCAGCAAAAAACTAATTGGAAAAAGCCTTTCCCGAATCATCGTTTACTGACAGGCTTTGACTCACCAATGGGAACTCTGCATGGACTATCCAAATATCCCTATATTCGCGAATCAAGAAGAATTATCGGTCGTCCTTCCTATGGCTATCCTGAAGGCTTCAGTATGTCTGAAATCGATGTGTCACAGGTAGACTTTAGTACGGAAACCTATCGCCAAAATCTCTCACAGGAAGCCTATCGCAATTTATGGAAAGCCTTAGCAGGTTTAGAGTCAGCCAGTGCGATTCGGAATAATACGGAACCAAAACAAATCTCCCGTCGCACCCGTTCGACCATTTATCCCGATGCGATCGGCATTGCCCAATATTATCTCGACTTCCATCCCTGCCTCAGTGAATATCCTGTCGAAAAAGCAGGCAATACAGAACGCGCTGGTGTTCGTAATGGTCATGGAGCTGCTTTCCCCGGACAAATACCTTTGCGATCGCTCATTCCCCAAAAAATCGATAATCTGATCGTCTCTGGCAAAAATATTGCCTATAGCTACATTGTCGCCGCAGGTTATCGCGTCCATTCCTACGAGTGGTCAGTGGGAGCAGCCGCAGGCACAACCGCATCCTTTGCCCTGACAGAAGGTATTTTGCCCTATCAATTAGTTGAGAGCTTGCCGAGAGTTAGCCCACTACTCACCAAGTTACAGCAAACCCTAGTGCAGAATAATAATGCGATCGCCTTCCCAGACACTTCCATCTTTAATCTCAATTGGAGTGACTGGAAAATTTGGTAA
- a CDS encoding cupin domain-containing protein, with product MLIQKLLDCPEFIAGDSTILRELLHPDKQAINLRYSLAHAILPVGETSQPHSLTTSEVYYILSGIGEMYIDGEVREITSGDAVYIPPNAKQFLKNIGDEPIVFICIVDPAWRKEDETVYE from the coding sequence ATGCTGATCCAAAAATTGCTTGATTGTCCAGAATTTATTGCGGGTGACTCGACCATATTGCGCGAATTATTACACCCCGATAAACAAGCGATCAATCTTCGCTATAGCCTTGCCCATGCGATTTTGCCCGTAGGAGAAACTTCGCAACCACATTCTCTTACTACTTCTGAGGTGTATTACATTCTGAGCGGTATTGGCGAAATGTATATTGATGGGGAAGTTCGCGAGATCACATCAGGTGATGCCGTATATATTCCTCCCAATGCCAAGCAATTTCTTAAGAATATTGGTGATGAACCAATTGTATTTATCTGTATTGTTGACCCTGCTTGGCGAAAGGAGGATGAAACTGTTTATGAGTAG
- the def gene encoding peptide deformylase, protein MSAISIKVPKQKVKNPPLEVHTLGDRVLRQPAKRISKVNDEIRQIIVDMLITMYSNDGIGLAAPQVGINKQLLVIDIELKDESKPPLVMINPEIKSSGGDLITGEEGCLSIPEVFLDVVRPDQVEVSYRDEDGRPQKLVADGLLARVIQHEMDHLNGVLFVDRVKNAIALNKELTAHGFATKDVQAIK, encoded by the coding sequence ATGTCTGCAATTTCTATTAAAGTACCCAAGCAAAAGGTCAAAAATCCGCCTCTAGAGGTTCATACTCTGGGCGATCGCGTATTACGTCAGCCCGCCAAACGCATCAGTAAAGTCAATGACGAAATTCGGCAGATCATCGTCGATATGCTGATCACCATGTATAGCAATGATGGAATCGGGCTAGCTGCACCACAGGTGGGGATTAACAAACAACTACTTGTGATTGATATTGAACTTAAGGATGAGAGCAAACCACCTTTAGTGATGATCAATCCTGAAATTAAGAGTTCGGGTGGAGACTTGATCACTGGCGAAGAGGGATGTTTGAGCATTCCTGAAGTGTTTCTTGATGTTGTCCGTCCTGATCAAGTGGAAGTTTCCTATCGCGATGAAGATGGTAGACCTCAAAAGCTGGTGGCAGATGGCTTACTGGCAAGGGTAATTCAACATGAGATGGATCATTTGAATGGAGTATTATTCGTCGATCGCGTTAAAAATGCGATCGCCTTGAATAAAGAATTAACTGCTCATGGTTTTGCCACCAAGGATGTCCAAGCGATTAAATAA
- a CDS encoding antibiotic biosynthesis monooxygenase, with the protein MQYVLIIHEVADYPAWKQVFDNAADIRREAGERSYQVLKYENEPNKIVHFSAWTSIEDAKNFFESSKLVKIRAEAGVKSPDFIYLEQLESGTL; encoded by the coding sequence ATGCAATACGTTTTGATCATTCACGAAGTCGCGGATTATCCTGCTTGGAAACAAGTTTTTGACAATGCTGCTGACATTCGCCGAGAGGCAGGTGAGCGCTCTTATCAGGTTCTCAAATATGAGAATGAACCAAACAAGATTGTACATTTCTCAGCATGGACTTCGATTGAAGATGCCAAGAATTTTTTTGAGTCATCCAAGTTAGTCAAAATCAGAGCTGAAGCAGGTGTTAAGTCTCCAGATTTTATCTACTTAGAACAACTAGAATCTGGCACGCTATGA
- a CDS encoding DUF6737 family protein yields MTSEKPDSVWNHKPWWCQPWSIILTGISIISGSWLLFKILWLTILVAIPISAWMGFFVILFPKLALQAENQQSI; encoded by the coding sequence ATGACCTCAGAAAAGCCTGATAGTGTTTGGAATCATAAGCCTTGGTGGTGTCAGCCTTGGAGCATCATTTTGACTGGCATCTCGATTATTAGTGGCAGTTGGCTATTGTTTAAAATCCTTTGGCTCACAATTCTCGTGGCAATTCCCATATCTGCATGGATGGGCTTTTTCGTGATTCTATTTCCTAAATTAGCCCTTCAAGCAGAGAATCAACAATCTATCTAA
- the argS gene encoding arginine--tRNA ligase: MTTSVLSDLKIRFSKAIASAFGEEYTNHDPAVAPSKDAKFGDYQCNAALGLTKKLKQKPQDVAAKIIENLLADASINEIFEPPTIAGAGFINLKLKLSYLETQLAKMQKSDRLAIAKVDQPERVIVDFSSPNIAKEMHVGHLRSTIIGDSIARILEFQGHDVLRLNHVGDWGTQFGMLITYLREVYPDALTKADAIAIGDLVELYRAAKKRFDEDEAFKETSRNAVVELQAGEPSAKLAWQLLCEQSRREFQKIYDALNIQVTERGESFYNPFLSEVITDLRETGLLQEDQGALCVFLEGFTNKDGQPLPLIVQKSDGGYNYATTDLAALRYRIREDKATRIIYVTDIGQSGHFAQVFQVAKRANWIPETVQTTHVPFGLVMGDDGKKFKTRSGDTVALKSLLEEAITRARADIESRNPEASEEFKQDVAEAVGLGAVKYADLSQNRTSNYIFSFDKMLALQGNTAPYMLYAYVRVQGIGRKGEIDFASLNVDAVKLTQEPEIVLAKHLLQFAEAIDAVAEELYPNRLCQYLFELSQKFNQFFEQCPVLQAEESERISRLSLCDITAKTLKLGLNLLGIRVLERM; this comes from the coding sequence ATGACCACTTCTGTTTTATCCGATCTGAAAATTCGCTTCTCTAAGGCGATCGCCTCTGCTTTTGGTGAAGAATATACCAACCACGATCCTGCTGTTGCCCCTTCTAAGGATGCAAAATTTGGGGATTATCAATGTAATGCGGCTCTGGGATTGACCAAGAAGCTAAAACAAAAGCCGCAAGATGTAGCAGCAAAAATTATTGAAAATTTACTAGCCGACGCATCGATAAATGAAATATTTGAACCACCTACGATCGCGGGGGCAGGCTTTATTAACCTAAAGCTAAAACTTAGTTATTTAGAAACCCAATTAGCGAAAATGCAAAAAAGCGATCGCTTAGCGATCGCTAAAGTTGATCAACCTGAGCGTGTGATTGTCGATTTCTCTAGCCCCAATATTGCTAAGGAAATGCATGTCGGACATTTGCGATCAACGATTATCGGTGACAGCATTGCGCGGATTTTAGAATTTCAGGGGCATGATGTTCTCCGTCTTAACCATGTCGGTGATTGGGGAACCCAGTTTGGGATGTTGATTACATACCTGCGTGAGGTCTATCCCGATGCGTTGACGAAAGCTGATGCGATCGCGATCGGTGACTTGGTAGAACTCTATCGCGCTGCAAAAAAACGCTTTGATGAAGATGAAGCCTTCAAGGAAACTTCGCGGAATGCCGTTGTGGAATTACAAGCAGGTGAGCCATCGGCAAAACTGGCGTGGCAATTACTTTGCGAACAGTCCCGTCGTGAATTCCAAAAGATTTATGATGCCCTGAATATCCAAGTTACTGAACGTGGCGAATCTTTTTATAATCCCTTTCTCTCAGAGGTAATTACTGATCTGCGAGAAACTGGCTTATTGCAAGAAGATCAAGGCGCATTATGTGTGTTCTTGGAAGGATTTACCAATAAAGATGGTCAGCCTTTACCCCTGATCGTCCAGAAATCCGATGGTGGCTATAACTATGCCACTACCGACCTTGCGGCTCTGCGTTATCGCATTCGTGAGGACAAAGCCACGCGCATTATTTACGTTACCGATATCGGTCAATCGGGACATTTTGCCCAAGTCTTCCAAGTCGCCAAACGAGCCAATTGGATTCCTGAAACAGTACAGACTACCCATGTTCCCTTTGGTTTGGTGATGGGTGATGATGGCAAAAAGTTTAAAACGCGATCGGGCGATACCGTTGCTCTCAAGAGCCTGCTCGAAGAAGCAATTACTCGCGCCCGTGCCGACATCGAAAGCCGCAATCCTGAAGCCTCAGAGGAATTTAAACAGGATGTCGCTGAAGCCGTTGGACTCGGTGCGGTAAAGTATGCCGATCTCTCCCAAAATCGCACCAGCAACTATATTTTCAGCTTCGATAAGATGTTGGCTCTGCAAGGCAACACGGCTCCCTATATGCTCTATGCTTATGTGCGCGTGCAGGGCATCGGACGCAAAGGTGAGATTGATTTTGCCAGCTTAAATGTGGATGCAGTCAAGCTCACGCAAGAGCCAGAGATTGTCTTGGCTAAGCATTTGTTGCAATTTGCGGAAGCGATCGATGCAGTTGCGGAAGAACTCTATCCTAATCGTCTTTGCCAATATCTCTTTGAACTCAGCCAAAAGTTCAATCAATTCTTTGAGCAATGTCCTGTGCTACAAGCTGAAGAATCTGAACGTATCTCCCGCCTGAGTCTCTGTGACATTACTGCCAAGACTCTTAAGCTTGGTTTAAATCTACTTGGTATTCGTGTTTTAGAACGCATGTAA